A region of Streptomyces sp. NBC_01267 DNA encodes the following proteins:
- a CDS encoding uracil-DNA glycosylase, whose protein sequence is MATSDAADRPPSADDTGFPTHRAPRCSDLGELDAQLIRCRACPRLVAWREQVAVEKRAAYADQAYWGRPVPGFGPRDAALAVVGLAPAAHGGNRTGRMFTGDPAGDFLVKALHTVGLASQPTSTAVGDGLTLRGVRLASPVHCAPPGNRPTPAERDTCRPWLAAELGLLGPGLRAVVVLGGFGWQALLPVLADAGRQLPVPRPKFGHGSRVVLPGTGDRAELSLFGCYHPSRRNVHTGRLTMPMLEEVFRTAAAAAGL, encoded by the coding sequence ATGGCCACCTCCGACGCGGCGGATCGCCCGCCGTCCGCCGACGACACGGGGTTCCCCACCCACCGGGCACCCCGCTGCTCCGATCTCGGCGAACTGGACGCGCAGTTGATCCGGTGCCGGGCGTGTCCCCGGCTGGTGGCCTGGCGGGAGCAGGTGGCGGTGGAGAAGCGGGCCGCCTACGCGGACCAGGCGTACTGGGGGCGGCCGGTCCCCGGCTTCGGCCCCCGGGACGCGGCACTGGCCGTCGTCGGACTGGCGCCCGCCGCGCACGGCGGCAACCGGACCGGACGGATGTTCACCGGGGACCCCGCAGGTGACTTCCTCGTCAAGGCGCTGCACACCGTCGGCCTCGCCTCGCAGCCGACCTCCACCGCCGTCGGCGACGGGCTCACCCTGCGCGGTGTCCGGCTGGCCTCCCCGGTGCACTGCGCGCCGCCGGGGAACAGGCCCACCCCGGCGGAACGCGACACCTGCCGCCCGTGGCTGGCTGCCGAACTGGGGCTGCTGGGTCCGGGGCTGCGCGCGGTGGTCGTCCTGGGCGGCTTCGGCTGGCAGGCACTGCTGCCCGTACTCGCCGACGCGGGCCGTCAACTGCCCGTGCCCCGGCCGAAGTTCGGCCACGGCAGCCGGGTGGTGCTCCCCGGTACGGGGGACCGCGCGGAGCTGAGCCTCTTCGGCTGCTACCACCCCAGCCGGCGCAATGTGCACACCGGACGGCTGACGATGCCGATGCTGGAAGAGGTGTTCCGTACGGCTGCGGCTGCCGCGGGTCTGTGA
- a CDS encoding magnesium and cobalt transport protein CorA — translation MTTTLHTLRRAVRRPHPRPVDLSHPARSPLGSAVVNCVVYRDGVRQPGDGPAGEAVRQVREAGSGFVWIGLHEPLPSELAELGHLLGLHPLTVEDALRPHPRPKLDVYGSTLTAVFKTVCYVEHQELTTTSEIVDTGELVVFTGTDFVLTVRRGGCGSLGPLREHLEASPEQLAKGPAAVLHAMADHVVEEYAHVADAVRDDIDAVESTVFSQQAARGDAGRIYQLKRELLEFRRAVAPLDRPLQQLIARPEGLISQDIRTYFRDVAGRLARITEQITAYDGLLDSIFQAHLAQVGVAQNEDMRKISAWASIAAVPTMVCGFYGMNFEDMPGLHWRYGYPLALVGMVAVCLLMRRGFRRNGWL, via the coding sequence ATGACGACGACGTTGCACACCCTGCGCCGCGCGGTGCGACGGCCGCATCCCCGCCCGGTCGATCTCAGCCACCCCGCCCGTTCCCCGCTCGGCAGCGCCGTCGTCAACTGCGTGGTCTACCGGGACGGCGTACGGCAGCCCGGTGACGGCCCCGCCGGTGAAGCGGTGCGCCAGGTCCGCGAGGCGGGCAGCGGCTTCGTCTGGATCGGGCTGCACGAACCGCTCCCGTCGGAGCTGGCCGAACTCGGCCATCTCCTCGGGCTGCATCCGCTCACCGTGGAAGACGCGCTGCGCCCGCACCCACGGCCGAAGCTCGACGTGTACGGCTCCACGCTCACCGCCGTGTTCAAGACCGTCTGCTACGTCGAGCACCAGGAGCTGACCACCACCAGCGAGATCGTCGACACCGGTGAGCTGGTCGTCTTCACCGGCACCGACTTCGTCCTCACCGTCAGGCGCGGCGGCTGCGGTTCGCTCGGCCCGCTGCGCGAGCACCTGGAGGCGTCCCCCGAGCAGCTGGCCAAGGGCCCGGCGGCCGTCCTGCACGCGATGGCCGACCATGTCGTCGAGGAGTACGCCCACGTCGCCGACGCCGTGCGGGACGACATCGACGCCGTCGAGTCCACGGTCTTCTCGCAGCAGGCGGCGCGCGGCGACGCGGGCCGGATCTACCAGCTCAAGCGGGAGCTCCTGGAGTTCCGGCGGGCCGTCGCACCGCTGGACCGGCCGCTCCAGCAGCTGATCGCCCGCCCCGAGGGGCTGATCAGCCAGGACATCCGGACGTACTTCCGCGATGTGGCGGGCCGGCTCGCCAGGATCACCGAGCAGATCACCGCCTACGACGGGCTGCTCGACTCGATATTCCAGGCACACCTGGCGCAGGTGGGCGTCGCCCAGAACGAGGACATGCGGAAGATCTCTGCGTGGGCCTCGATAGCCGCCGTACCGACCATGGTGTGCGGGTTCTACGGCATGAACTTCGAGGACATGCCGGGACTGCACTGGCGGTACGGCTATCCGCTGGCCCTCGTCGGGATGGTGGCCGTCTGCCTGCTCATGCGGCGCGGCTTCCGGCGCAACGGCTGGCTGTAG
- a CDS encoding GNAT family N-acetyltransferase — MTQVYMRRLTRWQAEQQREAVADTYVEAYRQAPGEEFHDRQQFLERFAEDMQRPGFDMMVADGPSLAGCAYGYVLEREGAIWNGFLGGLPVDVEELTASGQVFVLAELMVLPPYRRQRVATRLVDQLLVRSRSALMTALVESANDPVRGVLRNWGWTRFGELRPPGPGNPLYQAWSHEIHHAGSAG; from the coding sequence ATGACGCAGGTCTACATGCGACGCCTGACCAGGTGGCAGGCCGAGCAGCAGCGGGAGGCCGTCGCCGACACCTACGTCGAGGCGTACCGGCAGGCGCCCGGCGAGGAGTTCCACGACCGGCAGCAGTTCCTGGAGCGGTTCGCCGAGGACATGCAGCGCCCCGGCTTCGACATGATGGTGGCCGACGGGCCGTCCCTCGCGGGGTGTGCGTACGGCTACGTCCTGGAGCGCGAGGGCGCCATCTGGAACGGATTCCTGGGCGGGCTCCCGGTGGACGTGGAGGAACTGACCGCCTCCGGGCAGGTCTTCGTCCTCGCCGAGCTGATGGTGCTGCCGCCGTACCGGCGGCAGCGGGTCGCCACCCGGCTCGTCGACCAGCTACTGGTCCGCTCGCGGTCCGCGCTGATGACGGCCCTGGTGGAATCGGCGAACGATCCGGTCCGCGGGGTGCTGCGGAACTGGGGCTGGACCCGGTTCGGCGAACTGCGTCCGCCGGGGCCGGGGAACCCGCTGTACCAGGCGTGGAGCCACGAGATCCACCACGCGGGCAGCGCCGGGTAG